TCCAGGCAGCACCACGCCTGCATACCAGGGATCAAAATACACCAGAAGCTCCTGCAATCCCAGAAAGTACCAGGGGGCGCGCATGGGATTTGGCGTTGTCGAAGGATCCGCCAGAGACCTCAAGGGCGCATGGACAAACTGAACCAGAATGATCAGTCCGGCCGTTATCAATAAAGCGCAGATGAGTTCGATCATGATAAGGTTGGGCCACGTATAGACAGTATCTTCCGGCTCCTTTTTGACAATAGGAGCCGATCCTTTCATCAATTCGACCAAACCATAACTTTTCCTCGCATCACGAGGAAAAATTTCTCTTGTCACCTTGTTCTCCATTAGATATCCCCTCTCGGATCCCGAGTGTTTAAAGATTGACCCTGAAAACTGCTTTTACAATGGGCCGGAGAATCCATCCTTACGAATGCGCCAGAAGTGGACGGCCAATGCGATCGTCACAAAAAGCGGGAGAACGACGCAGTGAAGAACATAAAAACGGATGAGCGCATTTTGACCAACGACAGTACCACCGATAAGCATAAACATAATGTCGTTTGTTGGAAGAAATCCCAACTGTGCTCCCCAGGGACCATTCTGTCCGATAAAGGGCGTGTAGGAGGCCATTTTTGTACCGACGGTCACTGCCCAATAGGCCAACTGATCCCAGGGAAGAAGATAACCCGTCCAGCTCAGAATGAGCGTCATCACCAGCAGCAGGACCCCGACCACCCAGTTGAATTCGCGAGGAGCCTTGTAAGCACCGGTGAGGAAAACTCTCGTCATGTGCAACCACACAAAAAGAACCATTCCGTGTGCAGCAAACCGGTGAAGGTCCCGCATGAGGTTACCGCCGAAGATCACGAACTGCAGATCCTGAATATTGTTGTAGGCAAGACCTGTATAGGGAGTGTAATAGAACATGAGCCAGATTCCGGTCACTGCCAGCATGATAAACAGGAAGAGCGTAATTCCACCGAGACAGAACGTGTAGCGCATCCGCAATGCACTCCGTCGCACCTTGACCGGGTGAACATGCAGAAATACGTTACTGAAGACTACATAGGCCCGGTTCATGTCATTATCCGGAAAACCGTGCCTAAAAATCGATCGAAAGACTTGCGACTTGGTCAATTTCTCCTTCAAGCTCTCAAGCATCCGGGGTCCTTTCAATTTTGAGAATCATTGTCTTTTGGCATGCCATAGAGCAAGCCCATCGGCCCTGAGGGCCATCGATAATGAAAATATAGTTTTATAGGATTCCAGGTTCCGGCAGCTTCCGCTTTCGGTCAAAAAAGCCCGGAAGATCTTCCTCCATCTTCCGGGCTTGCATTTAGCAAAGCAGTCGATTGGACGAACAGGAAGCCCCTGGCGGGGGGGAATGCTCAATCCAGAAAGGTTTCACTTCCTTCACTTTTTCCTTGACCCACAAACCCTGCGGGGTCTGTGCCGGATTCGGGTCCAGCCGAACGACAGTGTTGACAACGAGAGCTCCGTCCACTGGATCCTTTGTGATCTGGCCTCTCCAAAGTGTTCTGGGAGCCGGACCGCCGCGCACGTTCCCGTGAACGTCGTAAATCGATCCATGACATGGGCAGCGAAATCTTTTTTGATCCGGAAACCAGTTGGGTGTACATCCCAAATGGCGACAGATAGAAATCATGTTATAGATTCCGCGCATGTTGCGGACGACCCAGAAACGCCCTTTCAGTTTCCATCGTTCATCAACACCCAGACCATATTCCGTGACATGGCCAATCTTGAATACGGTTGGCGGCTCATAAAGAATTGGAGGAAACATAAACTTGTATGCTGCATAGGTCGAACCTGCCAGGGTAACGCCGACAACACCCCAACCGGCAGCCAGCATAAATTTTCTTCGACCCAAATCAGATGGGCTGGCCGCATCTTTCAGGGAATCCTGATTTCCCGTTCCGCTCATAGCTGTACTCATGGCAAGGCGACCTCCTGCTTGATTTCCAAAAACTCCATCGAGATTGCCCCGGTTGGGCATCTCTTGGCACAAAGCCCACACCGGATACACCGCGACCCTTCCCAAATCATCGCCGTCGAATGATCAAGATTCTGATCAACCCCGACTTCTTCCCTTTTCGACAGCTCTACCCCAAGGAAGCTTTCCACAACCTTGGCCGTGGACTCCTGGTCCAGATCCACATCGGACAGGGGAATCATCTTCAGTGCATATTCCGGGCAAACGTCTACGCATCCCCCGCACATGATGCACTTTTCACCCTCAAAGATAGGATTGACATGGCAGGTCAGGCAACGGGACGCTTGCTCCCTTGCTTCTTCTTCACTAAAGGACAGTTCTGCAAGCTCAAAATTCGTTTTTCGGAATTCCGGTGTCAAAAGTGACGGATTGGCCCTGGAAATTCCATAATATCCATCCACATTGAAATCAACCGGCCAGATTGGAGTCGGGTTCCCCCGATGATCGACAGGAGTGGAAACAGCGTAGACCTTCACCTCTTCTGATTTCCCTGTCAGATAGCGATGCACAGATGCTGCTGCCTTCTGCCCCCCCGCGATCGCATCAATAAAGATTCTTGGCCCCGTCACAACATCACCTGCGGCAAACACTCCAGGAATCCCTGTTTCCATCGAGTGGATATTGGCCCGAATCACCCCGTTTCTGCCGACTACCGAATCATGCTCCGAAGGAATGAAGGAGGAGTCAATCGTTTGACCAATGGCAAACACAACTGAGTCAAAAGGAATGACACTCTTTTCCGTTTCATCATATGTCGGAGAAAAACGTCCCTGATCATCGAATACGGAAAGAACCCTGACGACTTCCAATCCCTGCACTTTTCCTTCACCAACCACTCTTCTGGTCCCCTTTCTGACCAGAAACTCGACTCCCTCGGCTACCGCGTCCTCGATTTCCATGTCATCAGCCGGCATTTCATTCCAGTCTTCCAAGGCAATAACGCTTACTTTTTCGACCCCTGGAAGCCGAACGGCTGTCCGACAAACATCCATCGCAACATTTCCGGCACCGACAACAGCCACACGGCGACCGACCGGAACAGGAGAATGATCCAGATAAACAGACTGTAGGAATGGAAGGGCCGAATACACGTGCTCAAGCTCCTTTCCTTCGAAAGGAACCGGTCGACTGCCCCATGCGCCCACAGCAACGACAACAGACTTGAACTCTTCCTGGATCTCCTTGAAAGAAACGTCTTTCCCGACTTTCGTCCCCAGACGAATATCAAATCCCATACTTGCGATGGCGTCTACCTCAGCCTGAATCAACGGCCGGGGCAAACGGTATTCCGGAACAAGGTAAAACAGGCCTCCAAGACGCTTATTTGCCTCGAACATGGTAATGCGATACCCGAGACGAGCAAGGTCATGCGCAGCCGTCAGCCCTGCAGGACCGCCACCGATAACAGCAACTTTTTCCCCTGTTGCCCGCCCATAGGGAACTCCTGGCGCAGTCGAGTACCTGAGGGTTGACGCAGGATCCATGACGGCTTCAACACCGAATTTTTCGGTAACAAATCTCTTGAGAGCTCGAATCGTGACGGGAGAATCAATATTTCCGCGAGTACAGGATGCTTCGCAGGGCGCATTACATACCCATCCGCAAACAGAAGCAAAAGGATTTGGGCCCCGGGCAATGGCATAGGCTTTTTCATAGAGACCGCTTCGGATTGCCTGAACATACCCGCCCGCATCTGTTCCAACGGGACAGCCTTTCCGACAGGCAACCTGATCGGCGTAATATTGATATTCTGGTATGTGAAGCTTATATTTCCCCTTCATTCTGCTACCCTCCGTCTCCGTCTATTAACGGCGATTCGGTTCAAAAGGAGACACCAAATTGGTTGAACCCGATTCGGGTAGGGAACCCCCCATAGAGAACCCAGTCCAACAAATACATGGGGAGAATTCTCATGAACAGCAGTAACGGATAGTGAAGTTGGAACGTTTAGGTTCGGCGTTTATAGCATGCCCGTCGCAGGATGTCAAGCAATGTTTCTCTTTTGAAACACTCCTTCAGGTTGGCAGTCCTCTCCCTTCAGGGACCTCCTTGCTTCTCGAATATATAACGAAAAAATCCCCTTCTGAACGATCCCGCGATTTTTCAGGCTGAAAAAAATACTCCC
The sequence above is drawn from the Leptospirillum ferriphilum ML-04 genome and encodes:
- a CDS encoding cytochrome b N-terminal domain-containing protein: MNRAYVVFSNVFLHVHPVKVRRSALRMRYTFCLGGITLFLFIMLAVTGIWLMFYYTPYTGLAYNNIQDLQFVIFGGNLMRDLHRFAAHGMVLFVWLHMTRVFLTGAYKAPREFNWVVGVLLLVMTLILSWTGYLLPWDQLAYWAVTVGTKMASYTPFIGQNGPWGAQLGFLPTNDIMFMLIGGTVVGQNALIRFYVLHCVVLPLFVTIALAVHFWRIRKDGFSGPL
- a CDS encoding ubiquinol-cytochrome c reductase iron-sulfur subunit — protein: MSTAMSGTGNQDSLKDAASPSDLGRRKFMLAAGWGVVGVTLAGSTYAAYKFMFPPILYEPPTVFKIGHVTEYGLGVDERWKLKGRFWVVRNMRGIYNMISICRHLGCTPNWFPDQKRFRCPCHGSIYDVHGNVRGGPAPRTLWRGQITKDPVDGALVVNTVVRLDPNPAQTPQGLWVKEKVKEVKPFWIEHSPPPGASCSSNRLLC
- a CDS encoding FAD-dependent oxidoreductase; translation: MKGKYKLHIPEYQYYADQVACRKGCPVGTDAGGYVQAIRSGLYEKAYAIARGPNPFASVCGWVCNAPCEASCTRGNIDSPVTIRALKRFVTEKFGVEAVMDPASTLRYSTAPGVPYGRATGEKVAVIGGGPAGLTAAHDLARLGYRITMFEANKRLGGLFYLVPEYRLPRPLIQAEVDAIASMGFDIRLGTKVGKDVSFKEIQEEFKSVVVAVGAWGSRPVPFEGKELEHVYSALPFLQSVYLDHSPVPVGRRVAVVGAGNVAMDVCRTAVRLPGVEKVSVIALEDWNEMPADDMEIEDAVAEGVEFLVRKGTRRVVGEGKVQGLEVVRVLSVFDDQGRFSPTYDETEKSVIPFDSVVFAIGQTIDSSFIPSEHDSVVGRNGVIRANIHSMETGIPGVFAAGDVVTGPRIFIDAIAGGQKAAASVHRYLTGKSEEVKVYAVSTPVDHRGNPTPIWPVDFNVDGYYGISRANPSLLTPEFRKTNFELAELSFSEEEAREQASRCLTCHVNPIFEGEKCIMCGGCVDVCPEYALKMIPLSDVDLDQESTAKVVESFLGVELSKREEVGVDQNLDHSTAMIWEGSRCIRCGLCAKRCPTGAISMEFLEIKQEVALP